ACGCGACCTGTCGTTCCGCGTCGAGCCCGGGGAGTTCGTCGGCTACCTCGGGCCGAACGGCGCCGGCAAGTCCACGACGATCAAGATGCTGACCGGCATCCTGACGCCGACCAGCGGACGCATCAGGGTCGCGGGGCTCGACCCGTCCAGGCGGCGCACCACGCTGGCGCGGCGCATCGGCGTGGTGTTCGGTCAGCGGACGACGCTGTGGTGGGACCTGCCGCTGCGCAGCAGCTTCCACCTGATCCGGCACCTTTACAAAGTAGATCATCAGGTGTTCGCGCGGCGACTCACGGAGCTCGGCGAGGTGCTGGAGCTCGGGCCGTTCCTCGACACACCGGTGCGGCAGCTCAGCCTCGGCCAGCGTGTGCGCGGCGACATCGCCGCGGCCCTGCTGCACGACCCGCCGGTCCTGGTGCTCGACGAGCCGACCATCGGCCTCGACGTCGTCAGCAAGGCCGCCGTGCGTGACTTCCTGCGCGACCTGAACGCCGAGCGCGGCACCACCGTGCTGCTCACCACACACGACCTCGGCGACATCGAACGGCTGTGCCGCCGCGTCATGCTGATCGACCACGGCAGCCTGGCGTTCGACGGCACCCTCCCCGCGCTGATGGCCACCGCACCCGCCGAGACCACCATCGAGGCCGTGGTCACCCACCTGTACACACGGAACGCGCCGTCACAGGCTCAGTAGTAGCCCGCCGCCTCCTGCGACTCCTCCTCGTACGGCTCCTCGGCGTGGCGGCCCGCCCAGCGGGACGGCATCAGCACGGGGATGAACAGCGCGATGCCGAGCATCGCGAAGACCCCCTTGGCCAGCAGGTCCTGCATGCCGCGGCCGGCCTGCACGATCCTCGGGTCGAGCCCGGGGTCGGTCGGCGCGAGGCCGAGGGCCCGGTTGACGTCGAGCACGTAGATGACCGTCCACGCCAGCAGCACCATCGACGGCACGAACGTCGCGAGCGGCGAGACCCTCCCGGCGACCACCAGGCCGAGCAGGAGCCCGGCCACCGCCATGGCGCCGATCGCGACCAGGGCCTTGGTGTCGCGCACCGGGTCCACGGGGGGTGCGCCGCCGGCGGTGCTCAGCAGACCGCGTGCCACGTCCTGCGAGGCCCATCCCGCGCCGGCCGTCAGCACCGCGCTCATGACGATGCCGAGCAGCAGTCCCAGGAAGTGCCGCATGGCCACCACCTCGCCCCTCACGAAAGCTGCGGTCGCGCGCAACAGTAGCGACAAATCACTCATAGCGGCAGACGTTGCAACGAGCCGGCACTTGTCCTCACCCCCGGCATCACCAGGAGGTGCGGATACGCGGGGCCGGCCTAGGGACAAGCGTGTGGCTGCCGTGACACTATGTGGGGCGTCATGCATGCCCGTCTCCCCCTGCGCCTCGCGCGGGCGGCCGCGTTCACGGTCGTCTGCGTGGGTCTCGCCGTGCTCGGCCACCGGGTGGCGGGAGGCAGCGGGCCGGACTGGCGCGCGCTGTGCGCCGGCGGCGGAGCGGTCGCCGTGCTGGCGGCCCTGGCCGCCGGACGTGAGCGGTCGCCGCTCACCATCACGCTCTTCCTGATCGGCACACA
The window above is part of the Sphaerisporangium rubeum genome. Proteins encoded here:
- a CDS encoding ABC transporter ATP-binding protein, with the protein product MIELDGVGRSFTVRRRTGPLRRQTRVVHAVRDLSFRVEPGEFVGYLGPNGAGKSTTIKMLTGILTPTSGRIRVAGLDPSRRRTTLARRIGVVFGQRTTLWWDLPLRSSFHLIRHLYKVDHQVFARRLTELGEVLELGPFLDTPVRQLSLGQRVRGDIAAALLHDPPVLVLDEPTIGLDVVSKAAVRDFLRDLNAERGTTVLLTTHDLGDIERLCRRVMLIDHGSLAFDGTLPALMATAPAETTIEAVVTHLYTRNAPSQAQ